A genomic stretch from Methanomassiliicoccales archaeon includes:
- a CDS encoding cation:proton antiporter: MSIGMLIIPSLIVQNFFVSILIALVFIIGKTLSVTFAGYVANLDAKTSLVAGMSMVAMGEFSFIIAKLAIDTGAAGEFFYSTIIGVALITSFVLPFSIKKAERTAELISGHLPNSLRSTLSIIERLRASVRERIATSEEIRKKVRTDITWIFIDITLIFVVTAAANMIYNFTDIVSGLAEISPGLPALIVGSTAAALLIPPVISIMKRIRAIVAVVVHIALDTGRFNAIGGKVIYRVFMNLFTIFIIVVTVIYLISIVPIPPDMPYISPVLILIIGALVAYLFRDAVRSLHQRMSQALSKAIIEDERPRDGSPPKNQIG, encoded by the coding sequence GTGTCGATCGGCATGCTGATCATCCCTTCGTTGATTGTGCAGAATTTTTTTGTCTCAATCTTAATTGCACTTGTTTTCATCATCGGCAAAACGCTCAGCGTAACGTTTGCTGGGTACGTGGCTAATCTTGATGCTAAGACTTCCCTTGTTGCCGGAATGAGCATGGTCGCAATGGGAGAATTCTCATTTATTATCGCAAAGCTCGCGATTGATACTGGCGCAGCTGGAGAGTTTTTCTACTCGACTATCATCGGTGTTGCATTGATCACATCATTTGTTCTTCCATTCTCAATCAAGAAAGCTGAAAGAACTGCCGAGCTGATATCGGGACATTTACCTAACTCCCTGAGGAGCACGCTGAGTATCATCGAAAGATTGCGCGCTTCTGTAAGGGAAAGAATCGCCACTTCAGAAGAGATAAGAAAGAAAGTGAGAACCGACATCACTTGGATTTTTATTGACATAACGCTGATCTTTGTCGTGACAGCTGCTGCGAACATGATATACAATTTCACGGACATTGTGTCAGGGCTCGCTGAAATTTCACCAGGATTACCTGCGCTCATTGTAGGATCGACTGCTGCAGCTCTCCTGATACCGCCGGTGATCAGCATCATGAAAAGAATAAGGGCCATTGTCGCAGTCGTCGTTCATATTGCTCTGGATACCGGCAGATTTAACGCGATTGGTGGAAAGGTCATTTACAGAGTTTTCATGAACCTCTTCACAATCTTCATTATCGTTGTGACAGTCATCTATCTGATTTCGATTGTGCCGATTCCCCCAGATATGCCGTACATATCGCCTGTTCTGATTCTTATCATCGGCGCTTTGGTCGCATACCTTTTCAGGGACGCCGTAAGATCACTTCACCAGAGGATGTCACAAGCACTTTCAAAAGCAATCATTGAAGACGAGAGACCGAGAGATGGAAGTCCCCCTAAGAATCAAATAGGATGA
- a CDS encoding cation:proton antiporter, whose protein sequence is MTSENVLLSDIAVVLIVAGVSALVFSKMKMPAVIGYLVAGILLGPHTPPFSLVQNIESVNLMASLGVILLMFSIGLDFNLKKLRKIGLFSIIAGSIEILTMMAIGYTLGNLIGWNHLESIFLGAVMSISSTAVIIKVLSDYGKLKESSTEAVIGILIIEDFAAVMILTMAAPLTSGSIVEMKTIVSMLVGIIIFIVMSIILGAAVIPKIINWIAKEHPGETLLLVSLGLCFAMSLVSLTIGLSVAIGAFIMGVIISQSDYVEKVIEKITPVKEMFLAIFSCRSAC, encoded by the coding sequence ATGACATCAGAGAATGTGTTGTTATCAGACATCGCCGTTGTGCTTATCGTTGCAGGTGTCAGTGCCCTTGTCTTTTCCAAAATGAAAATGCCAGCAGTTATTGGATATCTTGTAGCCGGAATTCTGCTGGGCCCTCACACGCCACCTTTCAGTCTTGTTCAGAATATTGAATCAGTTAACCTTATGGCGAGCCTTGGTGTCATTCTTCTAATGTTCTCAATCGGTCTAGATTTTAATTTAAAGAAATTGCGGAAGATTGGACTTTTCTCAATCATTGCTGGCTCGATCGAGATTCTGACGATGATGGCGATCGGATACACGCTCGGAAATTTGATAGGATGGAATCACCTGGAATCGATTTTTCTCGGTGCTGTGATGTCGATCAGCAGCACCGCTGTCATCATCAAAGTTCTTTCAGACTATGGGAAATTGAAAGAAAGTTCCACAGAGGCGGTCATCGGAATTCTTATCATCGAAGACTTCGCCGCCGTTATGATTCTAACGATGGCGGCGCCGCTCACCAGCGGCTCAATAGTCGAGATGAAGACGATCGTCTCGATGCTCGTTGGCATTATCATATTCATCGTGATGAGTATTATTCTTGGCGCAGCTGTGATTCCAAAAATCATAAACTGGATAGCGAAAGAGCATCCGGGTGAAACACTCCTGCTCGTGTCCCTCGGCCTCTGCTTCGCGATGTCCCTCGTTTCGCTGACAATCGGTTTGAGCGTCGCGATTGGGGCGTTTATTATGGGAGTGATTATTTCACAGTCTGATTACGTTGAGAAAGTCATCGAAAAGATCACCCCCGTGAAAGAAATGTTCCTCGCGATTTTTTCGTGTCGATCGGCATGCTGA
- a CDS encoding ATP-binding protein: MHIGRVVGNRVMEIRFRTRFTENLQVGELLVIEEEGEEIRYFVRVMDVEHGADADRDDWILREAGEMLHKDSRNEISDVKGIEERLYRVGVCVPLGYSSENSFKKTKSIPSHFSKVRRATEEDYAFLRRFLGDIEVGRLRSGDRVLDFPVGISGLAFPHHIGIFATTGMGKSNLMKNLALSCMKLRRYGFLIFDPHGEYFDGGEIGKKGLRHAGMNDALEVFSSRELEGPYTTLRLSAKEIEIADLQNLYEFSQAQIECLQTAQFFYGENWLQELNSKSVDEICKDLGDKFHEGTINVIKRRLESIFRFGLITSDPKLSITKHVIECLHNAKVVLIDTSNLYEAEELLVSTVISRAIFEKNKFLYGNKQEFERIPPVLIAMEEAQRVLGQAKGSIFAQIAREGRKFKVGLCAVSQQPKLIDPEIISQFNTLFILGLADRRDRDILKNSAKQDVSQLDNEIQTLMPGEAIIASPFTPFAIPVKIHLFEEFVSKEGTNEIGTKGKSSGKPRAEFKFF; the protein is encoded by the coding sequence ATGCACATCGGTAGAGTCGTTGGCAACAGAGTTATGGAGATCAGATTCCGCACGAGATTTACTGAGAATTTACAAGTGGGAGAACTCCTCGTCATCGAAGAAGAAGGTGAGGAGATCAGGTATTTTGTCAGGGTCATGGACGTCGAACATGGTGCGGATGCCGACAGGGACGATTGGATTCTGAGAGAAGCGGGAGAAATGCTTCATAAGGATTCAAGAAATGAGATTTCTGATGTTAAAGGAATTGAGGAGCGCTTGTACAGAGTTGGTGTTTGCGTTCCTCTGGGATATTCGTCAGAAAACTCTTTTAAAAAGACGAAGTCGATTCCATCCCACTTCTCGAAAGTCAGACGGGCAACGGAAGAGGATTATGCGTTCCTGCGTCGATTCCTAGGCGATATCGAAGTCGGGAGACTCAGATCGGGAGATCGGGTACTCGATTTTCCTGTCGGAATTTCAGGCCTCGCATTTCCGCACCATATTGGCATTTTCGCGACGACGGGCATGGGAAAGAGCAACCTCATGAAAAATCTCGCTCTTTCCTGCATGAAACTCCGCCGCTACGGTTTTCTCATTTTTGATCCACACGGTGAATATTTTGATGGCGGCGAAATTGGAAAGAAAGGTTTAAGACATGCTGGCATGAACGATGCACTTGAGGTTTTCAGCAGCAGAGAACTGGAAGGGCCTTACACTACCTTGAGACTCTCGGCAAAAGAGATCGAGATCGCAGATCTCCAGAACCTGTACGAGTTCAGCCAGGCTCAAATCGAGTGCCTTCAGACGGCTCAGTTTTTTTACGGGGAAAATTGGCTGCAGGAGCTTAACTCGAAATCCGTCGACGAAATTTGTAAAGATTTGGGAGATAAATTTCATGAGGGTACAATTAACGTTATCAAGCGAAGACTCGAAAGCATCTTCAGATTTGGATTGATCACTTCGGACCCAAAGCTCTCAATCACGAAACATGTGATCGAATGCTTGCACAATGCGAAGGTCGTTCTCATCGACACTTCGAATCTATATGAAGCCGAGGAACTCCTCGTTTCGACGGTTATTTCAAGGGCGATCTTTGAAAAGAATAAATTCCTCTATGGAAACAAGCAGGAATTCGAGCGCATTCCGCCAGTATTGATCGCGATGGAAGAAGCACAGAGAGTCCTTGGACAGGCAAAAGGATCGATATTCGCGCAGATTGCAAGGGAGGGGAGGAAATTTAAAGTGGGATTATGTGCAGTCTCACAACAACCGAAACTCATCGATCCAGAAATTATCAGTCAATTCAACACCTTGTTTATACTAGGTCTGGCAGACAGGAGAGATCGGGATATTCTCAAGAACTCCGCAAAGCAGGACGTCTCGCAGCTTGACAATGAAATACAGACGCTGATGCCAGGCGAAGCGATCATCGCTTCCCCCTTCACTCCTTTCGCAATCCCAGTGAAAATTCATCTTTTTGAGGAATTCGTTTCGAAAGAGGGAACAAATGAGATTGGAACAAAGGGAAAGAGTTCGGGCAAACCGCGAGCTGAATTCAAGTTCTTTTGA
- the dph5 gene encoding diphthine synthase yields the protein MGELIFVGLGLAGSDDLTIQALEAIKKSDIVFAEFYTSRLIDFNVEDLEMKIGKKIMILTREEVESGKEVIDAARQHRVSFLTAGDPMTATTHLDLRLRASESGISTRLIHGVSIYTACASAFGLQHYKFGRTVTLPFQEKNYHPSSPYEHLLENKKMGLHTLILLDIRVAEGKYMTAADGVKWLLDMEERIGKGLIDERTLLCAAARVGSRTEKIVAGYPQNILNEDMGPPLHTLIMPGKLHFMEARALVEFAGAPKQILDSL from the coding sequence ATGGGTGAATTGATATTTGTTGGTTTAGGATTAGCAGGCTCTGACGATCTGACGATCCAAGCACTTGAAGCGATCAAGAAGTCCGACATCGTGTTCGCTGAATTCTATACCTCGAGGCTCATCGATTTCAACGTTGAGGATCTGGAAATGAAAATAGGGAAAAAAATTATGATTCTGACAAGAGAGGAAGTCGAATCTGGGAAAGAGGTCATTGATGCCGCGAGACAGCACCGCGTTTCCTTTCTCACGGCAGGAGATCCGATGACAGCGACAACCCACCTTGACCTGAGACTGAGAGCTTCTGAATCTGGAATCAGTACACGATTGATTCACGGCGTTTCGATTTACACCGCATGCGCATCCGCCTTCGGATTGCAACACTATAAGTTCGGCAGGACCGTCACACTCCCTTTTCAAGAGAAGAATTACCATCCTTCGAGCCCTTATGAGCATTTACTGGAAAACAAGAAAATGGGCCTTCATACCCTCATTCTCCTTGACATCAGGGTAGCTGAAGGGAAATACATGACCGCTGCGGATGGCGTGAAATGGTTACTCGATATGGAAGAAAGAATCGGAAAGGGTTTAATCGATGAGAGAACACTGCTTTGCGCAGCCGCGCGAGTGGGATCGAGGACTGAGAAGATTGTGGCTGGATATCCGCAGAATATTTTAAACGAAGACATGGGCCCGCCACTGCACACCCTCATCATGCCAGGAAAACTTCATTTTATGGAGGCACGTGCACTTGTCGAATTCGCAGGTGCACCGAAGCAGATCCTGGATAGTTTGTAA
- a CDS encoding class I SAM-dependent methyltransferase family protein encodes MRSWSVRVDASKAEYVRKKLLQSGLLDRSLKVARLGGDVLFPIIFERLADLPADLKEKIEIANFEERKTREGDYKQYAKIPQSLVPLLPSSFDIVGDIAVIKLPDELLPYKSEIGDALMMAFPHIKTVALDKGIKGEMRIMELEIIAGENRTETVHTEYGLKFKVDMKKTYFNPRLASERRRIASLVRNEEIVIDMFAGVGPFSIMIRKYGMPRIVYAIDFNVDAIDYLRKNIVLNHLNRIVPICADARTAIEDLPPANRIVMNLPHSAGEFIMTALNKLEEDGILHTYFISDKSKEHTFVESVRTECMKAGCLIEVLRCEELKSYSPAASVYSLDLLLFKRG; translated from the coding sequence GTGCGGTCCTGGTCTGTTCGTGTCGATGCTAGTAAAGCAGAGTACGTCCGTAAAAAACTTTTACAGTCAGGATTGCTGGACAGGTCGCTTAAAGTTGCTAGGTTAGGAGGTGATGTTCTTTTTCCGATCATTTTTGAGCGCCTGGCAGACCTTCCAGCCGATCTAAAAGAAAAGATCGAAATAGCAAATTTCGAAGAGAGGAAAACGAGGGAGGGCGATTACAAACAGTATGCGAAAATCCCTCAATCTCTTGTTCCTCTGCTCCCGAGTTCATTTGATATCGTAGGGGATATTGCCGTCATCAAGCTTCCAGATGAACTCTTGCCATACAAATCGGAGATTGGCGACGCTCTCATGATGGCATTTCCACACATTAAGACAGTTGCACTCGACAAAGGTATCAAAGGTGAGATGAGGATCATGGAATTGGAGATCATCGCTGGCGAGAATCGAACGGAAACAGTTCACACGGAGTACGGTCTTAAGTTCAAAGTGGACATGAAAAAGACGTATTTCAATCCAAGACTCGCCTCAGAACGAAGGAGAATCGCATCCCTTGTCAGAAATGAAGAAATCGTCATTGATATGTTTGCTGGTGTTGGTCCCTTCTCGATCATGATTCGGAAGTACGGAATGCCGAGAATCGTCTACGCGATTGATTTCAACGTCGACGCGATTGATTATCTCAGAAAGAATATCGTCCTAAATCATTTAAATCGGATTGTCCCGATATGTGCAGATGCAAGGACGGCGATTGAAGATTTGCCTCCAGCCAATCGGATTGTGATGAATCTCCCGCATTCTGCAGGCGAATTCATTATGACTGCGTTGAACAAACTCGAAGAAGACGGCATCTTGCATACATACTTCATATCGGACAAATCAAAGGAACATACCTTTGTTGAATCGGTGAGAACCGAATGTATGAAGGCGGGTTGTTTGATTGAGGTTTTGAGGTGTGAGGAGTTGAAGAGCTATTCTCCTGCAGCGAGCGTCTATTCACTCGATCTTCTTCTTTTCAAGCGGGGTTAG
- a CDS encoding dCTP deaminase, with protein MCILSDGEILDFLKSGKIIIEGFSDDSLTPNGYDLRVSEILLPSSGQICRENVAIIPPNSMFYASTIEAIKLPNDISAQLWLRTSWIRKGIMASFGKVDAGFHGSLTFTGFNASSSSIEIPIGSKFVQIVFEKMSTRAKMTYEERSGHYHGQRGITLTPLEKKKIE; from the coding sequence ATGTGCATATTATCGGACGGGGAGATACTCGATTTTCTGAAGTCTGGAAAGATCATCATTGAGGGGTTTTCTGACGATTCTTTGACACCAAACGGGTACGATCTAAGAGTTTCGGAAATCCTCTTACCCTCTTCAGGACAGATTTGTCGGGAGAACGTTGCGATCATTCCTCCGAACAGCATGTTCTATGCCTCAACGATCGAGGCGATCAAGTTGCCTAACGACATTTCTGCACAGCTCTGGCTTCGGACATCATGGATTAGAAAAGGAATTATGGCGAGTTTCGGAAAGGTCGACGCAGGATTTCATGGATCCCTCACATTCACCGGATTCAACGCTTCATCATCCTCGATCGAAATTCCGATTGGATCGAAATTCGTTCAGATTGTTTTTGAAAAGATGAGCACGCGGGCTAAAATGACTTACGAGGAGAGAAGCGGTCATTATCACGGACAGAGAGGTATCACGCTAACCCCGCTTGAAAAGAAGAAGATCGAGTGA
- the hypF gene encoding carbamoyltransferase HypF, which translates to MRIIIRGIVQGVGFRPTVYRIANALGLNGFVQNNGSNVIIEVDRDGEILLEELKRHLPPLARIDSIEIINEDDKVCNTLSGFRIVSSSEGERGVSIPTDTTICEDCRNEIFDEGNRRYLYPFTNCTVCGARFSLISNVPYDRIHTSMDEFPMCEECRKEYENPTDRRFHHQTISCPRCGPRYYLVDSHGHRIDEDPIRKFAEMLHRGAIGIAKSWGGMHICCTLETLPRLREWYKRKEKPFAVMFRDLDAVKELAEPTPFEEELLTSHNRPIVLVKKREKKINEVIAPGLGNIGAFLPYSGMHHILFHHLNENALVMTSANVPGEPMILQDSDVFSMNADCYLLHNRKIINRCDDSVLRTFNTDIYFLRKSRGYIPSSLDIGIRGTSVGLGAQENITGAIAFDGKIYPTQYIGDGSSLGVIEFLDSAIKFQKKLLGIEKIDAIGIDLHPGYTTRKLGKELSETWGAQLVEVQHHHAHAVSLLVDRGLEEIVALTLDGTGYGADGKSWGGEVLYANTEGYERVGHLQEIPLLGGEKAVRDPRRLVFALCELSDIDTELFDDEKTIIFKKMMRTSPLTTSFGRILDALSCYFGICCSRTYEGEPAMKLERHLEVGKREIKFKLEREGNVIKTVPLFQQLVHSSGRREDKIYSFVYTLLEGLVEIAAEEAYVRGVKAIGLTGGVSYNYTISTITKRLVDAKGLKFVCHNAVPNGDGGISTGQCVVAARKAVV; encoded by the coding sequence ATGCGCATCATTATACGGGGAATCGTCCAGGGTGTTGGATTCAGACCTACTGTTTATCGAATAGCGAATGCCCTGGGCCTCAACGGATTTGTCCAGAACAACGGTTCTAACGTGATTATTGAAGTTGACAGGGACGGAGAAATTCTCCTGGAGGAATTGAAGAGACACCTTCCGCCACTCGCTCGAATAGATTCAATCGAAATCATCAACGAGGATGATAAAGTATGTAATACATTGTCGGGTTTCAGGATTGTATCAAGCAGTGAGGGAGAGCGTGGCGTCTCTATTCCAACCGATACAACAATATGTGAAGATTGTAGAAACGAAATCTTCGACGAGGGAAACAGGCGATATCTCTATCCATTTACCAATTGTACTGTGTGCGGTGCTCGATTCAGCCTAATCAGTAACGTGCCCTATGACCGCATTCATACCTCAATGGATGAATTTCCAATGTGCGAGGAGTGCAGAAAAGAATATGAGAATCCAACCGATAGAAGATTTCACCACCAGACGATCAGCTGTCCAAGATGTGGGCCACGATATTATCTTGTCGATTCACACGGCCATAGGATCGATGAAGACCCGATCAGAAAGTTCGCGGAGATGCTACATCGTGGCGCCATTGGTATCGCGAAAAGCTGGGGCGGCATGCATATCTGCTGTACCCTTGAAACCCTTCCGCGATTACGCGAGTGGTACAAAAGAAAGGAGAAACCTTTTGCTGTTATGTTCAGGGATCTCGACGCAGTCAAAGAATTAGCAGAACCAACACCTTTCGAGGAAGAACTATTGACATCGCACAACAGACCAATTGTTCTTGTCAAAAAAAGGGAAAAGAAAATCAATGAAGTGATCGCGCCTGGTCTCGGGAATATCGGTGCCTTTTTGCCATACAGCGGAATGCATCATATCCTATTTCATCATCTCAATGAAAACGCGCTCGTGATGACCTCGGCCAATGTGCCTGGAGAGCCGATGATTCTTCAGGACAGCGATGTCTTTTCAATGAATGCGGATTGCTATCTGCTCCACAATCGGAAAATCATCAATCGGTGCGATGATTCAGTTCTCAGGACTTTCAACACCGACATTTACTTCCTGAGGAAGTCCAGAGGCTATATCCCGTCGAGCCTCGATATTGGTATCCGTGGCACTTCTGTTGGACTCGGAGCTCAGGAGAACATCACGGGAGCGATTGCATTTGATGGAAAAATTTATCCAACGCAGTACATCGGCGATGGTAGCTCACTCGGTGTAATCGAATTCCTCGATTCGGCAATCAAATTCCAGAAAAAACTCCTTGGCATCGAAAAGATCGATGCAATCGGAATTGATCTGCATCCAGGATACACAACGAGGAAACTTGGTAAGGAGCTCTCAGAAACTTGGGGTGCTCAGCTTGTCGAGGTACAACATCATCATGCTCATGCTGTTTCGCTTCTTGTCGATAGAGGTCTCGAGGAAATCGTTGCACTGACGCTCGATGGGACTGGTTATGGGGCTGATGGAAAATCGTGGGGCGGCGAAGTTCTTTACGCGAACACAGAAGGATACGAACGAGTAGGACACCTGCAGGAAATCCCCTTGTTAGGAGGAGAAAAAGCCGTCAGGGATCCGCGCAGACTGGTCTTTGCTCTGTGCGAATTGTCAGACATTGATACAGAGCTTTTTGATGATGAGAAAACCATAATTTTCAAAAAGATGATGCGCACCAGCCCACTCACCACAAGCTTCGGAAGAATACTCGACGCGCTCTCCTGTTATTTTGGTATTTGCTGTTCTAGGACATACGAAGGTGAGCCTGCAATGAAACTTGAGCGACATCTTGAAGTCGGAAAAAGAGAGATCAAATTCAAACTTGAACGGGAAGGAAACGTGATCAAAACAGTTCCGCTTTTCCAGCAACTCGTTCATTCCTCAGGCAGGAGAGAAGATAAGATTTACAGCTTCGTTTACACGCTGCTGGAGGGACTTGTTGAGATCGCTGCTGAGGAAGCATATGTGCGGGGGGTCAAGGCGATCGGTCTAACTGGCGGGGTATCTTACAATTATACAATCTCGACGATCACGAAAAGACTCGTTGACGCAAAAGGACTGAAATTCGTTTGTCACAACGCAGTCCCAAACGGAGACGGAGGTATCTCGACAGGGCAGTGCGTTGTGGCTGCGAGAAAAGCGGTCGTTTGA
- the gcvH gene encoding glycine cleavage system protein GcvH — MSNVPEDLKYTKEHQWVRVDGDFAIVGITDHAQNELANIVYAEVPKIGSIVRKGDVLGAVESVKTVAEVYSPVSGEVVKSNVQLEESPQLINESPYSKGWIAVIKISDPSELSDLLDAEGYRKSIGE; from the coding sequence ATGAGTAATGTTCCTGAGGACCTGAAATACACGAAGGAGCACCAATGGGTAAGAGTTGATGGCGATTTTGCTATAGTGGGTATCACTGATCACGCGCAGAATGAACTTGCAAACATCGTTTATGCAGAAGTGCCAAAAATCGGGTCCATTGTCAGAAAAGGGGATGTACTAGGAGCTGTCGAAAGTGTCAAGACAGTTGCTGAAGTCTACAGTCCTGTTTCTGGTGAGGTCGTCAAATCGAACGTCCAGTTAGAGGAGTCTCCGCAACTGATCAACGAATCACCTTATAGTAAGGGATGGATTGCGGTGATCAAGATCAGCGACCCCTCCGAACTTTCTGATCTCTTGGATGCGGAAGGTTACAGGAAATCGATTGGCGAATGA
- a CDS encoding flavin reductase family protein, with protein sequence MNTSEEKNSRGAVETMNTLLYSPVVFVGIGKKDLDIITVGMFDLFSFRRPIISIGVTASGYGYKLAEENDDFSVDFLGIELVDKVVCCGSKPESKVNKFEACALTPVPGFRIKSPKIEECIMNGECKKIESFEKGDYIWFPGQIIHGDVTADYDQNRALLRRDGIFWSIGNQV encoded by the coding sequence ATGAACACATCGGAAGAAAAAAACAGCAGAGGAGCTGTCGAAACGATGAATACGCTCCTGTATTCTCCAGTCGTCTTCGTCGGGATCGGAAAGAAAGATCTAGACATCATCACGGTCGGCATGTTCGACCTCTTTTCATTTCGACGGCCGATTATTAGCATCGGTGTGACTGCGTCAGGGTATGGTTACAAACTGGCCGAAGAAAACGATGATTTCTCGGTCGATTTTCTTGGTATCGAGCTCGTCGACAAAGTTGTATGTTGTGGATCAAAACCAGAAAGTAAAGTCAATAAATTCGAAGCATGCGCGCTTACACCCGTCCCTGGTTTCAGAATAAAATCTCCGAAGATCGAGGAATGCATCATGAATGGTGAATGCAAAAAGATTGAATCCTTCGAAAAAGGAGATTATATTTGGTTTCCCGGTCAAATCATACATGGAGACGTAACAGCTGACTATGATCAGAATCGCGCTCTGCTGCGTCGAGATGGGATCTTCTGGTCAATAGGCAATCAGGTGTAG
- a CDS encoding S-methyl-5'-thioadenosine phosphorylase, which yields MDRVRIAIIGGTGVYEEGLFKIKKSVKLNTPYGPPSDDIQIGELGETKVAFLSRHGKNHIYPPHRVNYRANIWALKELGVERVISPCAVGSLKEDYRPGEIVIVDQFIDFTKRRDYTFFDGAKTIHIGAADPFCPELRQLFIEQAMKEKILFKPSGTYICIEGPRFSTRAESRMFRNFADIIGMTLVPECQLARELEMCYVSLAMITDYDVWAEKPVDTATVLRTMNENIDKIRRLIIRTLPLIPKKREKCECPKTLELAGT from the coding sequence ATGGATAGAGTGCGTATCGCAATCATCGGAGGGACTGGTGTCTATGAAGAAGGACTTTTCAAAATCAAAAAGAGTGTGAAATTGAATACACCGTACGGACCGCCATCCGATGATATTCAGATCGGCGAATTAGGTGAGACGAAGGTTGCCTTTCTTTCAAGGCATGGAAAGAACCATATTTATCCACCTCACAGAGTCAATTACAGGGCAAACATCTGGGCATTGAAGGAACTAGGCGTTGAGAGAGTCATTTCTCCATGCGCTGTTGGCTCGCTCAAGGAAGATTACAGGCCAGGCGAAATTGTTATTGTTGACCAGTTTATCGATTTCACGAAGCGCAGGGATTACACATTCTTTGATGGCGCAAAGACGATTCACATCGGCGCGGCGGATCCTTTCTGCCCGGAATTGCGCCAGCTTTTCATCGAACAAGCAATGAAAGAAAAAATCCTCTTTAAGCCTTCTGGCACTTACATCTGTATCGAAGGGCCACGTTTTTCCACACGTGCGGAAAGCCGAATGTTCAGGAATTTTGCGGATATTATCGGCATGACGCTCGTTCCAGAGTGTCAACTGGCTAGGGAATTGGAGATGTGCTACGTGAGCCTTGCAATGATCACCGATTACGACGTCTGGGCAGAGAAACCAGTTGACACAGCCACTGTTTTAAGGACGATGAATGAGAATATCGATAAGATCAGACGACTCATCATCAGAACCTTGCCGTTGATTCCCAAAAAAAGGGAAAAATGCGAGTGCCCTAAAACACTTGAACTAGCCGGAACGTGA
- a CDS encoding flavin reductase family protein has protein sequence MEQKVELTAGDAIKAFPAFPVALVAMGNGERNIITVGIVHAMSLKPAIVGVGIMPSRHSHKLMQKYDDFSINLPGKELVKEVMFCGTKSGKDVDKFKETNLTPVKGKKIASPCIGECLVVMECKKTGSLDIGDRTWFFGEIVHAEATKDYTRDKGLLYWGGEFRLPGEVIWRR, from the coding sequence ATGGAACAGAAAGTTGAGCTCACTGCTGGTGATGCGATCAAAGCATTCCCCGCGTTTCCCGTTGCACTTGTTGCGATGGGAAATGGCGAGAGGAATATCATCACCGTCGGTATCGTGCACGCTATGTCTCTTAAGCCTGCGATTGTTGGCGTTGGCATTATGCCTTCAAGACACAGCCACAAATTGATGCAAAAATACGATGATTTCTCAATCAATTTACCAGGCAAAGAACTTGTGAAGGAAGTCATGTTCTGCGGAACCAAATCTGGCAAGGACGTTGATAAATTCAAAGAAACGAATCTCACGCCGGTGAAGGGAAAAAAGATTGCATCACCCTGCATCGGCGAATGTCTAGTCGTTATGGAATGCAAAAAAACAGGATCTCTTGATATCGGTGACAGGACATGGTTCTTTGGCGAAATCGTGCACGCTGAGGCCACTAAGGATTACACACGGGACAAAGGTCTTCTTTACTGGGGCGGAGAATTTAGGCTACCCGGCGAGGTGATCTGGAGGAGGTAA